One region of Baekduia soli genomic DNA includes:
- a CDS encoding MFS transporter — translation MSASSPHRSKWLALALLASAQFVIVLDASIVNVALPSIGKDLNFSQDNLSWVVNAYTLVFGGFLLLGGRLADLLGRRRMFIAGLALFSVASLAGGLAQSEGWLIIARGVQGLGAAIVSPAALSIVTTTFEEGSERNTALGVWGAVAGSGGAAGVLLGGMLTEWAGWEWVLFVNVPITLVAAVLAPRLLEESRDTRQKRYFDVAGAVAVTAGLALGVYALVDANRAGWTSTQTLLLGAVALLLLAAFVAIEQRSSHPLVPFKIFRLRSLRGSNVVGLLIGMSLFSMFFFISLYLQQVLGYSALKAGLSYLPLALLIIVSAGVASQLVTRLGFKPTLILGLLFVAAGLLWFSRVSASGGTYLGDVLFPSMLAAIGLGLAFVSVTIGAVTGTTPDEAGLASGLINTAQQVGGALGLAILSSIANQRTGDVFASGERNPAVALTEGFQTAFLVGTGFALAGALLAALLISSRDSREQAEAARRGEAVPVVA, via the coding sequence TTGTCCGCCTCCTCTCCCCACCGGTCCAAGTGGCTCGCGCTCGCGCTGCTGGCGTCGGCCCAGTTCGTCATCGTCCTCGACGCCTCGATCGTCAACGTGGCGCTGCCGTCCATCGGCAAGGACCTCAACTTCTCCCAGGACAACCTGTCCTGGGTCGTCAACGCCTACACCCTGGTCTTCGGCGGCTTCCTGCTGCTCGGCGGCCGCCTGGCCGACCTGCTCGGCCGCCGGCGGATGTTCATCGCCGGCCTCGCGCTGTTCTCCGTGGCCTCCCTCGCCGGCGGCCTCGCCCAGAGCGAGGGCTGGCTCATCATCGCCCGCGGCGTGCAGGGCCTCGGCGCGGCCATCGTCTCCCCCGCGGCGCTGAGCATCGTGACCACCACGTTCGAGGAGGGCTCCGAGCGCAACACGGCGCTGGGCGTCTGGGGCGCGGTGGCCGGCTCCGGCGGCGCCGCCGGCGTCCTGCTCGGCGGCATGCTCACCGAGTGGGCGGGCTGGGAGTGGGTCCTGTTCGTCAACGTGCCGATCACGCTCGTCGCCGCCGTCCTGGCCCCGCGCCTGCTCGAGGAGAGCCGCGACACGCGCCAGAAGCGCTACTTCGACGTCGCCGGCGCGGTGGCCGTCACCGCCGGGCTGGCGCTCGGCGTCTACGCGCTGGTCGACGCCAACCGCGCGGGCTGGACCTCGACGCAGACGCTCCTGCTCGGCGCCGTCGCGCTGCTGCTGCTGGCCGCCTTCGTGGCGATCGAGCAACGATCCTCGCACCCGCTCGTGCCGTTCAAGATCTTCCGGCTGCGCAGCCTGCGCGGGTCCAACGTCGTGGGCCTGCTCATCGGCATGTCGCTGTTCTCGATGTTCTTCTTCATCTCGCTGTACCTGCAGCAGGTGCTGGGCTACAGCGCCCTGAAGGCCGGGCTGTCCTACCTGCCGCTGGCGCTGCTCATCATCGTCTCGGCCGGCGTGGCGTCCCAGCTCGTCACGCGCCTGGGCTTCAAGCCGACGCTGATCCTCGGCCTGCTGTTCGTGGCCGCCGGCCTGCTCTGGTTCTCGCGGGTCTCCGCGTCCGGCGGCACCTACCTCGGCGACGTCCTGTTCCCGTCGATGCTGGCCGCGATCGGGCTGGGCCTGGCGTTCGTGTCGGTCACGATCGGCGCGGTGACGGGCACCACGCCCGACGAGGCGGGCCTGGCCTCGGGTCTCATCAACACCGCCCAGCAGGTCGGCGGCGCACTCGGGCTGGCGATCCTGTCCTCCATCGCCAACCAGCGCACCGGGGACGTGTTCGCCTCGGGCGAGCGCAACCCGGCCGTGGCGCTGACGGAGGGCTTCCAGACCGCGTTCCTGGTCGGGACGGGCTTCGCGTTGGCCGGCGCACTGCTCGCCGCGCTGCTGATCTCCTCGCGCGACAGCCGCGAGCAGGCCGAGGCGGCCCGTCGCGGCGAGGCCGTGCCCGTCGTCGCCTGA
- a CDS encoding TetR/AcrR family transcriptional regulator, which produces MSATEPRPLRADARRNRERIVEAARGLFAECGQAAQMDDIARAAGVGVGTVYRHFPTKDALIGELLRVKFHGHAEVARRWTETAGGWAAFEGFLRESFTAMAGDQTLQRMMWVTNDAAVAHAEDARLALVVVVQELIDGAVAEGRLRPDFDVDDMPALMCAIGGVMSAQNRHVRRWDHIVEIVIDGLRAR; this is translated from the coding sequence ATGAGCGCCACCGAGCCGCGCCCGCTGCGCGCCGACGCGCGCCGCAACCGCGAGCGCATCGTCGAGGCGGCACGCGGGCTGTTCGCCGAGTGCGGCCAGGCCGCGCAGATGGACGACATCGCGCGGGCCGCCGGCGTCGGCGTGGGGACGGTCTACCGCCACTTCCCGACGAAGGACGCGCTCATCGGCGAGCTGCTGCGCGTGAAGTTCCACGGCCACGCCGAGGTCGCGCGCCGCTGGACGGAGACGGCGGGCGGATGGGCGGCGTTCGAGGGCTTTCTGCGCGAGTCGTTCACGGCCATGGCCGGCGACCAGACGCTGCAGCGCATGATGTGGGTGACCAACGACGCGGCCGTGGCCCACGCCGAGGACGCCCGACTCGCCCTGGTGGTCGTCGTCCAGGAGCTCATCGACGGCGCGGTCGCCGAGGGCCGCCTGCGACCCGACTTCGACGTCGACGACATGCCCGCGCTCATGTGCGCGATCGGCGGCGTGATGAGCGCCCAGAACCGCCACGTGCGCCGCTGGGACCACATCGTCGAGATCGTCATCGACGGCCTGCGCGCGCGCTGA
- a CDS encoding SDR family oxidoreductase, giving the protein MTPTTLLTGFPGFLAGRLLPRLVAASPGSRIVALVHPQMADRARQGAPEGVEVVTGDITDARLGLGAAGHEGLAADVVAVFHLAAVYDLAVGAALAEAVNVQGTQHVLDFCARCERLERLHYVSTAYVAGRRSGLVLESELAEGQEFKNLYESTKFAAEVLVRAAADRIPTTVYRPAIVVGDSRTGETQKFDGPYYLLRSMSGGRGPLLQVGRGDSPFNVVPVDFVVDAIAAAAADPEAVGHTLHLVDPHPVSSMELSRLLAREYTGREPRLRVPPGLVDRALGHAVVRRALGGTPRESIAYLNHPVRFDTAQASEVLGRARLRPPRFPDYVGPMVAFFAAHEHDDAYRPAHER; this is encoded by the coding sequence CCCACCACGCTGCTCACGGGCTTCCCCGGGTTCCTGGCCGGACGGTTGCTGCCGCGGCTGGTCGCGGCCTCCCCCGGGTCGCGGATCGTCGCGCTCGTGCACCCGCAGATGGCCGACCGCGCGCGGCAGGGGGCGCCCGAGGGCGTGGAGGTCGTGACGGGCGACATCACCGACGCGCGGCTCGGCCTGGGCGCCGCGGGCCACGAGGGGCTGGCGGCCGACGTCGTGGCCGTCTTCCACCTCGCCGCCGTCTACGACCTCGCCGTCGGTGCGGCGCTCGCCGAGGCCGTCAACGTGCAGGGCACGCAGCACGTCCTGGACTTCTGCGCGCGCTGCGAGCGGCTGGAGCGCCTGCACTACGTCTCGACCGCATACGTCGCCGGGCGCCGCTCCGGGCTCGTCCTCGAGTCCGAGCTCGCCGAGGGCCAGGAGTTCAAGAACCTCTACGAGTCCACGAAGTTCGCCGCCGAGGTGCTCGTCCGGGCCGCGGCGGACCGGATCCCGACGACGGTCTACCGGCCGGCGATCGTCGTCGGCGACTCGCGGACCGGCGAGACGCAGAAGTTCGACGGGCCCTACTACCTGCTGCGCAGCATGTCGGGCGGTCGCGGGCCGCTGCTGCAGGTCGGGCGCGGGGACTCGCCGTTCAACGTGGTGCCCGTCGACTTCGTCGTCGACGCGATCGCCGCCGCGGCCGCCGACCCCGAGGCCGTCGGGCACACGCTGCACCTCGTCGACCCCCACCCGGTGTCGTCGATGGAGCTCTCGCGCCTGCTGGCGCGCGAGTACACCGGGCGCGAGCCGCGGCTGCGGGTTCCGCCGGGCCTGGTGGACCGCGCGCTGGGCCACGCCGTCGTGCGCCGGGCCCTGGGCGGGACGCCGCGCGAATCGATCGCCTACCTCAACCACCCCGTGCGCTTCGACACCGCCCAGGCCTCCGAGGTCCTCGGCCGTGCGCGCCTGCGACCACCGCGCTTCCCCGACTACGTCGGCCCGATGGTGGCGTTCTTCGCGGCCCACGAGCACGACGACGCCTACCGGCCGGCGCACGAGCGCTAG